A single Lactuca sativa cultivar Salinas chromosome 8, Lsat_Salinas_v11, whole genome shotgun sequence DNA region contains:
- the LOC111895893 gene encoding 2-methylene-furan-3-one reductase, which yields MKAWQYDEYGSVDVLKLATDVAIPEINDDQVLLKVVAAALNPVDYKRRHGYFKATDSPLPIIPGYDVAGVVVKVGSEVKGLKEGDEVYGDVNEKALDGPKQFGTLAEYVAVEERLLALKPKKLEFVEAAALPLAIETAYEGLERANFTQGQSILVLNGAGGVGSFVIQLAKHVFGASKVAATSSTTKLELLKSLGADIAIDYTKQNFEDLPDKYDVVYEGQVEKAVKAIKEGGSVVSIVSITGSIPPPGFSFVLTSNGSILTKLSPYLESGKVKPVLDPKTPFSFESVKEAYTYLESHRAIGKIVIYPMP from the exons ATGAAGGCATGGCAATATGATGAATACGGCAGTGTTGATGTACTGAAGTTGGCGACCGATGTAGCGATTCCTGAAATCAACGATGATCAGGTGTTGCTTAAGGTCGTTGCTGCTGCTCTGAACCCTGTCGATTACAAAAGGAGACATGGATACTTTAAGGCTACCGATTCTCCTCTTCCG ATTATTCCAGGATACGACGTCGCAGGGGTAGTTGTGAAGGTTGGAAGCGAGGTAAAAGGACTGAAAGAAGGAGATGAAGTGTATGGAGATGTAAACGAGAAAGCTCTGGATGGACCTAAACAGTTTGGAACTTTAGCTGAATACGTTGCTGTTGAAGAGAGATTGTTGGCTTTGAAACCTAAAAAATTGGAATTTGTAGAAGCTGCTGCTCTTCCTCTTGCAATTGAAACTGCATATGAAGGTTTAGAAAGAGCCAATTTCACTCAAGGTCAATCGATCCTTGTTCTCAATGGTGCTGGTGGTGTTGGATCCTTCGTAATTCAG CTGGCAAAACACGTGTTTGGGGCTTCAAAAGTAGCTGCCACATCTAGTACAACAAAACTCGAATTACTTAAAAGTTTAGGCGCTGATATAGCCATCGATTACACAAAACAAAACTTCGAAGATCTCCCTGATAAATACGATGTTGTCTATgagg GACAAGTGGAGAAAGCTGTGAAGGCGATTAAGGAAGGTGGTAGTGTAGTGTCCATAGTGTCCATAACCGGTTCTATTCCACCACCGGGATTTAGCTTTGTGCTCACGTCTAATGGATCCATTTTAACAAAACTAAGCCCTTATTTAGAAAGTGGAAAAGTGAAACCGGTTCTTGACCCTAAAACACCATTTTCGTTTGAAAGTGTTAAGGAGGCTTACACTTATCTTGAGAGCCATCGTGCCATTGGAAAGATAGTTATATACCCGATGCCATGA